A stretch of Phytoactinopolyspora mesophila DNA encodes these proteins:
- a CDS encoding NADH-quinone oxidoreductase subunit K produces MTRLDLALLTAIVLVAMGVTSLLLTSDLVRRIVALNVASGGVMMLFLGLAYRADPAAPDPVPHALVLTGIVIMVAVTGLGLGLARRVESVAEQSGDPPPGEADH; encoded by the coding sequence ATGACGCGGCTCGACCTCGCCCTATTGACGGCGATTGTGCTCGTGGCGATGGGCGTGACGAGTCTTCTGCTGACTTCCGACCTCGTACGGCGGATCGTCGCGCTGAACGTGGCGAGCGGGGGCGTGATGATGCTGTTTCTCGGGCTCGCCTACCGAGCGGATCCGGCGGCGCCGGATCCCGTGCCGCATGCGCTGGTCCTCACCGGCATCGTCATCATGGTCGCGGTCACCGGCCTGGGCCTGGGCCTGGCCCGGCGGGTGGAGTCTGTGGCCGAACAGAGCGGTGATCCCCCGCCCGGGGAGGCGGATCACTAG